A genomic region of Oncorhynchus mykiss isolate Arlee chromosome 2, USDA_OmykA_1.1, whole genome shotgun sequence contains the following coding sequences:
- the josd2 gene encoding Josephin-2, with amino-acid sequence MSEGEVFHEKQRLELCAIHALNNVLQEQVFTKETADDICKRLAPQCVVNPHRSMLGTGNYDVNVIMAALQSRELAAVWWDKRRTVQSLCVDKVQGFILNVPSRVSLGIVSLPVKRRHWLAVRQVNGHYYNLDSKLKSPVCIGNEADLRTFLSEVLSPDVAEMLLVVRRDVEEYGTWLNSDDLRK; translated from the exons ATGAGCGAAGGAGAGGTATTCCATGAGAAGCAGCGACTGGAGTTGTGCGCCATTCATGCTCTGAACAACGTTCTGCAAGAACAAGTGTTCACCAAGGAGACGGCAGATGACATCTGCAAGCG GCTAGCTCCACAATGTGTAGTGAACCCTCACCGCTCGATGCTGGGCACAGGCAACTATGACGTCAACGTCATCATGGCTGCCCTACAGAGCAGAGAGTTGGCTGCAGTATGGTGGGACAAACGCAG AACAGTACAGAGTCTCTGTGTTGACAAGGTCCAGGGGTTCATCCTGAACGTTCCGTCACGTGTCTCTCTTGGAATTGTGTCCCTCCCCGTCAAGCGGCGGCACTGGCTTGCAGTGCGCCAGGTTAATGGACACTACTACAACCTCGACTCCAAACTAAAGAGTCCTGTCTGCATCGGGAACGAAGCAGATCTCCG taCATTTCTCAGTGAAGTTCTGTCTCCGGACGTGGCAGAGATGCTCCTGGTTGTGAGGAGGGACGTGGAGGAGTACGGAACCTGGCTGAACTCTGATGACCTCAGGAAGTGA